TACAGTggcatggccgggcacggtggctcacaccagtaatcccagcatttagggaggctgaggtgggtggatcacagtattaggagattgagaccatcctggccaacatggtaaaacgtggtctttactaaaaatacaaacattagctggatgtggtggcagtcacctgtagtcccagctacttgggaggctgaggcaggagaatcgcttcaacctgggaggcagaggttgcagtgagccaaggttgtacgactgcactccagcctgggcaacagagcaagactccatctcaaaaaaaaagagagaaagaaagaaaaaaagaaattacagtgGCATGTACCTCATACCGTCAGCAGGGGACACTAGATAGTTTTTAGGGAGTAGAAAGGTAGGGAGACGTCAAAAGAtcattggttttcttttctttttttcttggggaAGGAGATATTTTTCTCTCCCCTAAAATACAAGGATGAGCTGATGAAAGAACCACAATTTGTAGCATTTTATGTGCATGTTAAATAATTCTGTCATGCtattgatgtaaaaataaataaatagtacaaGCCACACGGCAGAAGCATTTCTGGCTTGGCATAGTGTTGCTTTCATCAGTCAAATTTAGGAGGCTTTTTTGTTCTCCGTTTCTCCCATCATAGACTGTCTAGACAAGGGTGCAGTCACAGACTCCCAGACCTGGGAAATGGCTGTGGGGAGCACGCGGTGAGGGTGGGTGGCAGGCATCACTGCTGGTGGAAAAACAGGGCATTGGGGCCAGCCCGCACTGATCCCAGCTCCGCCGCTCCCTCAGGACGTTGGCAGGTTCCTGGAGTTTCCTCACCCGAGCAACAGGGCCTAAAGCCTTTACCCAGAGGGCCTGGCTCAGTGTCTGCTCAGTGAACAGTTGCTCCCGCCCCAGAATGATCTGAGCAGAAGCACACAGGAAATGGGTGGGCACGAGGCCGGTGGGCTTGGCAGCCTGAGCCCTGGGTACAGAGGCCCGCCCCCTTCCATCTTTGGTGATTTGGGCACCATCCCCAGCAGGCCAAGAGCAGACCTCGCCCCACCACTAACCTCCTCGTCTCCTCAGCAGACAAACGTCGGAGCCAAAGCCCGAAGAGCCAGCCGCTCTCCCCATCCTTTCGCGACATCTTAAGTCCCAGCGAAGACCGTGGCCGGAGACCAGAGCACAGACAGAGCAAGGTGGACAGCAGGCACCTGCCTTCCGACTCCTCCACTGTGAGCCTGCCCGACTTCGCCGAAGTAGCAGAGAACCTTTCGAACCGGATCAACGAGAGTCTGCGCTGGGACGGAGTTCTTGCGGACCCGGAGGCGGAGAAAGAGAGGATTCGCATCTATAAGCTCAACAGGAGAAAGCGCTACCGGTGCCTGGCCAAGAGCTTCCACTCCAACCCCAACGCCGAGGACACCCCCGAGACCCTGCCCCACATCTCTAACAGAGACGGCAGCTCCGGCGGCCGGCAGCCCGCGCTGAAAGCCGAGCCCCCAAGCTCCACTTCGAGGGAAACGTTACCCCACAGCTTCTACACGCTCTTCAGCTCCCACTCTGCTGGAGTCAAATTCCACCCACGACCCTGACAAGCTCGTCATTTCTCCTTACCGCAAGTTTACATGTAAAAAAGTCATCCTAGGAGGAAATGAGACCTGTATCTGACGGAAGCCGACGTTTGGTGTGCGGATGAGGCCGACTCTCCCGCCACCAACATGCCCTCGGGTGCCCAGGGAAGCCACCGTTCCTTGAGAACAAGCAACTTAGTGAACAGAGTCCTTTCCAGAATTCCCTTTTTCTTAAATAAGCTGACATCTGTTGTTTAATTCCTCAGCACAGCTGGATGTCTATGAGCTGCCCCCAAAAGACAAGAAAGTGTGTAGACTATTTACATCTGAAGTCCCAAACTCACGGTGAAGCTCCTCACGCGGCGCCTGCTTCCGTAGGCCCAGGACAATGCCCTAAATCTCTTGGagcctttttctgttttaattcaaTACACGGCCTGGCTTTATCTGGCCTCAAAATAAGTGGGTTCCAGAACTTCATCCCTGCAAAGTTACTATGGGAAGTCCCAAAAGGAATACTGCTTCTCTTATAAACATGGTCCTCTCCTAACCCCCATTATAAAAAGCCTCACTACCCTGCTTCACCTAAATACACATTCCTCCTGCCACAAATACCCAGTGAGGGAGGGCCGTGTGTTGTCTGTCTGTGTTCTCCCAGAAGCAGACCTGGAGATGAGGATTCGAATGCAAGTAGATTATCCAGGAAGTGAAGAAAAggtgagagggtgagagagaaaagggagacgGCCAATCTTTTTAGACAGgacttttc
This is a stretch of genomic DNA from Saimiri boliviensis isolate mSaiBol1 chromosome 17, mSaiBol1.pri, whole genome shotgun sequence. It encodes these proteins:
- the LIAT1 gene encoding LOW QUALITY PROTEIN: protein LIAT1 (The sequence of the model RefSeq protein was modified relative to this genomic sequence to represent the inferred CDS: inserted 2 bases in 1 codon), with product METRGPSPAVPTQSRPPLGSWSREFPGRVXRPCGLMDHRGGAGASGYEDGEDDDGEEEEREGGAAGPRGSRLPPITGGASELAKRKVKKKKKRKKKTKGSGKGDDKRRSQSPKSQPLSPSFRDILSPSEDRGRRPEHRQSKVDSRHLPSDSSTVSLPDFAEVAENLSNRINESLRWDGVLADPEAEKERIRIYKLNRRKRYRCLAKSFHSNPNAEDTPETLPHISNRDGSSGGRQPALKAEPPSSTSRETLPHSFYTLFSSHSAGVKFHPRP